The following coding sequences lie in one Fusarium poae strain DAOMC 252244 chromosome 1, whole genome shotgun sequence genomic window:
- the ARO2 gene encoding bifunctional chorismate synthase/riboflavin reductase [NAD(P)H] aro2 (BUSCO:30098at5125), protein MSSFGQFFRVTTAGESHGKSVSCIIDNCPPNLGLTEADIQPQLNRRRPGQSAITTPRNEKDRVTIHSGTEDGVTLGTPILLTVPNEDQRPKDYGNKTIDLYPRPSHADWTYLEKYGTKASSGGGRSSARETIARVAAGAVAEKWLKEAYGIEIVAFVTSVGNIKLFGDSDSMSSDPAFLSLAERITRQEVDENLPVRCPDDAAGRAMEARIAELRDAHDSTGGTVTCVIRNAPSGLGEPCFDKLQATLAHAMMSIPAVKAFELGSGFQGAEMTGSMHNDPFVPAPALDAASEKTGIPRSKLQTKTNHSGGIQGGISNGMPIFFKVGFKPPATISQDQTTARYDAQGEGILAAKGRHDPCVVPRAVPIVEGMAALVIADAIMAQHARQMASSIIKR, encoded by the exons ATGTCCAGCTTTGGGCAATTCTTCCGGGTGACGAC CGCTGGCGAGTCTCATGGCAAATCCGTCTCTTGCATCATCGACAACTGCCCTCCCAACCTTGGCCTCACAGAGGCTGATATCCAGCCCCAGCTCAACCGTCGTCGACCAGGTCAATCCGCCATCACCACCCCCCGTAACGAAAAAGATCGAGTCACTATCCACTCTGGTACTGAGGATGGCGTCACTCTCGGCACACCGATCCTCCTGACTGTTCCTAATGAGGATCAGCGACCAAAGGACTACGGCAACAAGACTATCGACCTCTACCCCCGTCCCAGCCATGCCGACTGGACCTACCTCGAGAAGTACGGCACCAAGGCCTCATCTGGCGGTGGCCGCAGCTCTGCCCGTGAAACAATTGCTCGCGTGGCCGCTGGTGCTGTCGCTGAGAAGTGGCTCAAGGAGGCTTACGGCATCGAGATCGTTGCCTTTGTCACCTCTGTCGGAAACATCAAGCTCTTCGGCGACAGTGACTCCATGAGCTCTGACCCTGCCTTCCTCAGTCTTGCTGAGAGAATCACTCGCCAAGAGGTCGACGAGAACCTCCCCGTGCGATGTCCCGATGACGCCGCCGGCCGAGCCATGGAGGCGCGCATCGCTGAGCTGCGAGACGCCCACGACAGCACTGGCGGTACCGTCACCTGCGTCATCCGCAATGCGCCTTCTGGACTCGGTGAGCCTTGCTTCGACAAGCTTCAGGCCACCCTCGCCCACGCCATGATGTCCATCCCCGCCGTCAAGGCCTTCGAGTTGGGCTCCGGCTTCCAAGGTGCCGAGATGACCGGCAGCATGCACAACGACCCCTTCGTGCCAGCCCCCGCCCTTGACGCTGCCTCCGAGAAGACAGGTATCCCCCGCTCCAAGCTCCAGACCAAGACGAACCACTCTGGTGGTATTCAGGGCGGTATCAGCAACGGCATGCCCATCTTCTTCAAGGTCGGATTCAAGCCCCCTGCCACCATCAGCCAGGACCAGACCACAGCCCGCTACGACGCTCAAGGCGAGGGTATCCTCGCCGCCAAGGGCCGTCACGATCCCTGTGTTGTGCCTCGTGCTGTGCCCATCGTTGAGGGCATGGCTGCGCTGGTGATTGCCGATGCCATCATGGCTCAGCACGCAAGACAGATGGCCTCCAGCATTATCAAGCGATAA